Genomic segment of Agrobacterium larrymoorei:
CCGTGCGGCGTTCGGAGTGGCCAACGATGACGTGGGTGCCAAAGCAATCCGCGATCATTTCAGCCGAGATATCGCCGGTATGCGCGCCAGATGCGTTCTGGTGGCAATCCTGCGCGCCGATCTTCAGCGGGCTGTCTTCGCAAAGAGCCGTCGCAACATAAAGCAGCGTCGAGGGCGGGCAGATCAGCGTTTCCACCTTGTCCGCAAGCGGTCCCTTCACCCCTTCGGCCATCGCCTTGATCTGATCAAGCGAGGCGCGCGTTCCGTTCATCTTCCAGTTTCCAGCGACGAGCGGGCGTACATCAGGGGTCATCTGCTATTCCATTCCTCTTGGCGTGTAAAAGTGCCTGTCACGGCAGTTCATGCATGTCATAATAGACAGCGAAATGAATTGGTACTTAAAAGCAAGGTTTTGGTTCAAAACTTTGGTTAAATTCGCGTCATTTCGCTGAGTTTCGGTAAGAGCGAAGCAAGTTTATTGCTCAGCGAGACAAAATCCAGTTCAAAGCCGCCCGCCAGTCCGTCATGCGAACCGGCGTTCCGTGGGTGCCGGTCTCATAGAGCGTAAAGCGCGTGGGCACTCCCGCCTTCAGCAGTCCTCGAAACATCGCCGCCTGCTGATCCGCCGAATACACCTTGTCCACACTGCCATGGGTGAACCACACCGGCTTTTTCGCCTTGATGAAAGCGCTCTTCGGAAAATCCGGATCGACCGCACCGCCAAGGATCGCCATGCCCTTGAGGTTGGCGACGGCCTGCGCATCGCGGCTGATGCCATAGCAGATAAAGCTGCCCATGGAGGCGCAGGTGAGAATGACGGGACGCCCGCCGGATTTCGCCTTCGCATCGGCGATCAGCGCGGCAACATCCGCCACGCCGTTCCGGTCGAAACTGCGCACGCTCGGCGCATAGTAGGTGCCGCCATTGTTGACGGCGAGGTTCTTTAGCCGGTTGAAATTGCCGCCGAAGGTGTAGTCATTCACACCAAGCCTGCGGTCCCCACCCCGGCCATGAATAAAAATGACGGTGAAAGCCTGACCGGATGCAGCGCCGACGCGCGCCACCTCGATCGCCCTGCCCTCGGCTGAAATCGTCTCCATGGCCTGAAATTTCTTCGACGCTAGATCGACATATCCCCGTTTCACGCGCCGCTCTGGTGTCTCGTCGCGACCATTGATGTCGCGCATTTCCTGGTAATCGATGACCTGCGAAGCACCGCCATCACCAGTGGAAAGCACGGTTTGACTGGAAAACAGATCGTCCTTGAATGGCTTCAACGGGCCGCCTGCGCTTTGCGCGGAGGCGGGCAGCGTTGCAACAGAGAGACAGAAAAGAGTACAAAAGGTGAAGATAGCTGTGGACATGCCTTGAGGAACCGTTTCATTTGCGCCACAAGTCTTGCCATCCGGGCCGCTGCGACGCAATCCTTGAAGGTAAAGCGTAAGCCGATTATGCCTGCTCGAGTAAGCTGACACCTGTACCGGCGTCCCATCATGCCTGCTCGCATGGACAAAATCTGGGCGATAATCTGATTGAACTGGACACAATGGACGATAGCAACGATCTTTTCTCTGGCATTCCCGCAGCTGCCCGCGCTGAAGCGGAGCCACGAGAAGCCGCACCCGCTGCCAAGCCCGCAGCGCCAGCCGCAAATGTGAACGCGCAGCCAAAACCGGCTCCCGCGCCTGTTGCTGCGTCCGGTGAAGAATATGGCGCGTCCTCCATTCGCGTTCTCGAAGGGCTGGAGCCGGTGCGCATGCGTCCCGGCATGTATATTGGCGGCACGGATGAGAAGGCGCTGCACCACCTCTTTGCCGAAGTCATCGATAACTCCATGGACGAGGCCGTTGCGGGCCACGCCAACTTCATCGAAGTGCATCTGGATACCGAAGGCTTCCTGACGGTGAGCGATAACGGGCGCGGTATTCCTGTGGAAAACCACCCCCAGGTGCCGGGCAAATCCACGCTCGAAGTCATCATGACCAAGCTGCATGCGGGCGGCAAGTTCGATGGCAAGGCGTATGAGACATCGGGCGGTCTGCACGGCGTCGGGGTGTCGGTCGTCAACGCGCTTTCGGATGTTCTGGAAGTGGAAGTTGCTCGTAACCGCAAGCTTTACCGCCAGCGCTTCTCTCGCGGCATTCCGCAAGGACCGCTGGAAGAACTAGGCGATGTGCACAATCGCCGCGGAACGCGCGTGCGCTTCCACCCGGATGCACAGATTTTCGGTGAGCACGCCAAGTTCGAAGCCGCGCGCATTTTCCGCATGGCGCGCTCGAAAGCCTATCTCTTCGGCGGCGTTGAAATTCGCTGGAGCTGCGATCCCGGCGTCGTGCCTGCTGGTGGAGAAATCCCTGAAAAGGCGGTGTTCCACTTCCCCGGCGGCCTGAAGGACTATCTGTCGGCCACGCTCGGCAAGGATTTCACCGTCACCCGCGAAATCTTCTCTGGTCGCACCGAAAAGACCGGTGGACACGGTGCGCTGGAATGGGCGGTGACGTGGTATGGCGGCGATGCCCAGCTGCATTCCTATTGTAATACCATCCCGACCCCCGAAGGCGGCACGCATGAGGCCGGTCTGCGTATTGCGCTGACCAAGGGTTTGAAAAATTACGCCGAGTTGACTCAGAACAAGCGCGCCCGGGAGATTACCACGGACGACGTGATGATTTCGGCGGTCGGCATGCTGTCCGTCTTCATTCGCGAGCCGGAATTCGTCGGCCAGACCAAGGACAAGCTGGCAACCGTCGAGGCTCAGCGCATCGTTGAGAACGCGCTTCGCGATCCGTTCGATCATTATCTTGCAGGCAATCCCAATGAAGCGGCCAAGCTTCTGGATTGGGTTATCGAGCGCTGCGAGGAACGCCTTCGCCGCCGCAAGGAAAAGGAAGTCAACCGCAAGACTGCCGTTCGCAAGCTACGCCTTCCCGGCAAGCTGGCGGATTGTTCTCAGAACACGGCTGAGGGTGCCGAGCTTTTCATCGTCGAGGGTGATTCGGCTGGTGGTTCCGCCAAGCAGGCGCGCAACCGCGCCAATCAGGCCATCCTGCCGCTACGCGGTAAAATCCTGAACGTCGGCAGTGCCAGCCGCGAAAAGCTTTCCGCCAACCAGCAGATCGCGGATCTCATTCAGGCGCTCGGCTGCGGCACGCGCACGAAATATCGTGACGAAGACCTGCGTTACGAACGCATCATCATCATGACCGATGCCGACGTGGACGGCGCGCATATCGCATCGCTGCTCATCACCTTCTTCTATCAGGAAATGCCCGAACTCATCCGCGGTAGCCACCTCTATCTGGCCGTCCCGCCGCTCTACAAGATCACTCAGGGATCGAAATCCGCCTATGCGCGTGACGATGCGCACCGAGCTGAACTAATGGAGAGCGAGTTCAAGGGTCGCGGTAAGATCGAAATCAGTCGCTTCAAAGGCCTTGGCGAAATGCTGCCTGCGCAGCTGAAGGAAACCACCATGGAGCCATCCAAGCGCACGCTGCTGCGCGTGGAAATCGATGACGTGGATTTCGAAGGAACGCGTGAGGCCGTTGATAACCTGATGGGCACGAAGGCCGATGCCCGCTTCCGCTTTATTCAGGACCGCGCGGCCTTTGCTGAAAATCTCGATATCTGATCTTTTCCGATCCCAAGCTCTCCGGCACATCCGCTGATGGAGAGCCTTACAACGGCATGACCTCATGAAACACGTTCTTTCGATCCAGTCCCATGTCGCCTTCGGCTATGTCGGCAACCGCGCGGCCACTTTCCCGTTGCAGCGCCTCGGCCACGAAGTCACTGTCATCAACACTGTGCAGTTCTCCAACCATACCGGTTACGGAAAATGGACGGGCGACGTTTTTTCCGCAAAGCATATCGATGACCTGATCAACGGGCTTTCCGATCTCGGCGTGCTGGAGCAAATCGATGGCCTGCTCACCGGCTATCTCGGTGATCCCGAAGTCGGCAACGCGATCCTTGCGCTGCGTGATCGCCTGCCCGCTGGTGTGCGCTGGCTTTGCGATCCCGTCATGGGCGATGTCGGACGCGGCTTTTTCGTGCGTCCAGGCATACCGGAATTCTTCAAGGACAAGGCACTGCCTCGCGCTGATATCATCACGCCGAACCAGTTCGAACTCGAATATCTGACCGGGCGGCAGATTGCCTCGCTGGAAGACGCGCGTAACGCCTGCCGCGCCGCCCATGAGATGGGCCCGGACATCGTTCTTCTGACATCGCTTATTCATGAAAATACGCGCAACGAAGAAATCCAGATGCTCGCCTCCTCCAAATCCGGCGAACAATTCCTCGTCACCACGCCCCGCCTACCTTTGGATCCTGCACCGAATGGCGCGGGCGATTGCACCTCAGCCCTCTTCCTCGGCCACATTCTTGCAGGCGAAACGCTGGGCAACGCGCTCTCCAAAACCGCTTCCAGCATCTTCGCGCTATTTCAGGAAACGCTGGCCGTCGGACGCCGGGAACTACACATTATTGCTGCGCAGGATCATTTCGTGAAGCCTGCCCCTAAGGATGTGGTGAAGCTTTGACATTCTCGCGGTCGCTTTGCGCATCCCTGTTTTCGATGCATGTAGATCGACACTGACCATTGCGCCGACTAATCACCGCGCCAGCAAACCGCGCAGCTCAATTCTCTGGCAACTCAACAGAATTGAGCGAGAGAACCGCTCGGATAGCAATTCCGCCTGAAACTCAAGTGAACGAGTCAAAAAAGCGGGCGCTCACTGCGCCCGCTTTGACTTTTATTATTATCTCGCCGCAGAAAGACCGATGATGAGGCCGCTAACGGCGTTGATCAGCAGGAACTGGTTATCAACGCGTACCCAGCGCTCATTGCGGCGCGGTTCCTTGAGGTGATAGCGACGATACTCACGGCGGTCGACAAAGTGACGACGTTCGGCAGGCGTCAGTCGCTGTCCGCGCTTCCAGCTATGCTTCTTGATAATCACCTTCTTTGTGGTGACGGTTCTCTCGTGAACACCACGGCGATCATGCCCGTTATCGTAACGGCTCTGTGCCTGAGCCAATGGAGCGGCGAGAATGGTAGCGGCCAGAAAAACGGTGACGAACTTCTTCATGGGTGGGTTCCTTTCCTGTTTCGATGAGGTGATCCTATCCCTCGAAAAGTGAATGGAAACTGAACCATTAAATTACAAAACTGTAATGGTTATTGATGCTTACGAGTGGATGTTAAAGTTGACGTCTCGCTAAAATTACACTCGGCGGCTCTCCCTGTCAGACCCGCACTGGCTGGAATGACAGGGAAAAGCCTTACTCCTCTACTTCTTCAACTCAGCCGACTTGGCCCACAGATTAATATCGGCATCCTTGGCGTAGCGGTCGATCTGGGCAAGTTCTTCAGCCGTGAAGTCTGGCTTCTCAAGTGCCTTGACGCAATCTTCCACCTGTTCGGGGCGGCTTGCGCCGATGAGGGCGGAGGTGATGCGGCCGCCTCGCAGGACCCAGGCGATTGCCATTTGGGCCAAGGTCTGGCCGCGCTTTTCGGCGATGGAATTCAGGCCGCGAATGTTTTCGATATTGCGTTCGTTGAGGAAGGCCGGGTTGAGGGATTTGCCCTGGCTGGCGCGGCTCGCATCCGGCACGCCGCCCAGATACTTTGCCGTCAGCATGCCTTGCGCCAGCGGCGAGAAGACGATGGAGCCGATGCCGAGGTCTTCCAGCGTATCCACGAGACCGTCTTCCTCGATCCAGCGATTGATCATGGAATAGCTAGGCTGATGGATGATGCAGGGCGTGCCCAGATCCTTGAGGATAGCGGCGGCTTCCCGCGTGCGCTGCGAATTGTAGGAGGAGATGCCCACGTAAAGCGCCCTGCCGGAACGGACGATATGATCCAGCGCGCCGCAGGTTTCTTCCAAAGGCGTGTCCGGGTCGAAACGGTGGGAATAGAAGATATCCACATAATCCAGCCCCATGCGCTTCAGGCTCTGGTCGCAGGAGGAAATCAGATACTTGCGGCTGCCCCATTCGCCATAGGGACCGTGCCACATATTGTAGCCGGCCTTGGACGAAATGATCAGTTCGTCACGATAACCGGCGAAATCGGTACGGAGGATTTCGCCGAATGCCGTTTCGGCGCTGCCGGGCGGCGGGCCGTAATTGTTGGCGAGATCGAAATGGGTGATACCGAGATCGAACGCTTTGCGGCAAATATCCTGCTTGGTCTTGTGCGAAAAATCATTGCCGAAATTATGCCACAGGCCGAGCGAGAGGGCCGGTAGCTTCAGGCCTGTTCTGCCGCAGTGATTATACTTCATGGATTCGTAACGGTTTTCAGCCGGTTGCCAGGCCATGGATTTCCTCCCTCATGTGGAATTGAGACCTGCCGTGACAGCGGCAGATCGAAGATGGTGTAAAACGTAAAAAGATAAGCCTTCGCTTTCAACCTTGGGATTGCGACGTGTAAAGATCGAACACTCGGAATGCAGGCTTGCCGGAATTGGAATCGGGAGAAAAGACGATGCGGCGCGTCTCCCCCGCTGCCAGATCGAAGAGATTATCGGAATACCGGCCAGCGACATCAGCCTCGATCATGACGAAAAGTGCGAGGCCATCTGCCTGAACTTCGACCTCGAACCGGCCATCATCCAGCGTGTTCACCGAGTGATGCAAACCGGACGGCTGAAGGTCGAGCGCCTTATAAGTATCGCGAACGTGGTGCCCCTCACCCGTCATGCCGTTGGATGCGATGAAGTTCCAGGATAGCAGCGCACCTTGCGGAAGCTGGTCGAGATCGATGCCTGTCAGAACCGCTGCCGCATCCGGTCCACAGGTGCCACTCCCGGATTTCAGCGGAATACGCGTGCCGTCCATGGTCAGTGCGAAGATGTTCATGTCGATTTCGACATCTTCCATCGTGTCGTTGACCATGGAGAAGCTGACGGATTTTCCGTCGTTCGAAGGAACGGCTGAGACGGCCACTGGCTGGAAGAAGCGCCGTGCGGCGTAATGCAAGGCCTTCCAGCTGCCGCCATAATCCAGGCTGGACCATGATGCGACCGGCCAGGTATCGTTGAGCTGCCAATAAAGCGTGCCCATGCAATGGGGCTTGAGAGAACGCCAGTATTCCACCGCCGTCTTGATGGCGAGCGCCTGCTGCACCTGGCTGACGTAAACGAAATTGGCGAAATCCTTCGGGAAGCGGAAATAGCGGAACATGGTCCCGGCAATCCGCTCGTTTCCGCCGGCGTTTTTCTGGTGAAGCTCGATGACCGGCGAAGCGATATTCATGTCCTTCTCATCCGCATAAGTGCGGATGACAGGCATGGACGTGTAGGACTGGAAGCCGAACTCCGAGCAGAAGCGAGGTTTGACGCTGCGGTAATTATCGAAGGACTTGTTCTCGTGCCAGACCGACCAGTAATGCATGTCGCCGGAGCCATCAGCATGCCAGGCATCGCCGTAGTCCAGATAGCCAGAGGCCGGGCTCGATGGCCACCAGAGGGCAGTTGGTGCCGCCTTCTTCAGCGACTTTTCAATCGTGCGGTTCAGGCGGTCATAAGCCACGAGATAGCGGTCACGGTTGTTGCGTGATTCCTCGAACCAGTTCAGCGCGCCGACCAACTCGTTATCGCCGCACCAGAGCGCGATGGAGGGGTGGGAGGCGAGACGCTTCACCTGATAATCCACCTCGTGTTCCACGTTGTCTAGGAAGTCATCCGTGCAGGGGTAAAGGTTGCAGGCGAACATGAAATCCTGCCAGACCATGAGGCCAAGCCTGTCGCAGAGATCATAAAACCAGTCCGGCTCATAAAATCCGCCGCCCCAGACGCGGATCATGTTCATGTTTGCATCGACAGCGGAGGTCAGCAGATCCTCGGTCTTCTCGGGGCTTGAGAGAGAATGCAGCGCATCCTGCGGAATCCAGTTGGCACCACGGCAGAAGATTTCGCGACCGTTGATGCGGAAGGCAAAGCGGCTGCCCGCCTCATCCTTGTCAGTCAGCAATTCGACGGTGCGGAAACCGATCTGGCGGGTGAGTGTTTCATCAGGAAGTTCGACGGTCAGCGTGTACAGCGCTTGCTCGCCGCTGCCTGCAGGCCACCAGAGCCTGGGGTTCTCAACGAAGAAGACATGGCGGATGACAGTTTCTCCAGCGTTTACGCCGCAATCCAGCCGCAGCTTCTCATCGCCAAGCGAGAGATGCACAGGAACGCTGGCGGCCTGCGCGGCATGAAGCGCAATCTCCACATGAAGCTCCACACCGCCATCCATGTGGTGCTGCGTGGTCGTCACATGCTCGATGCGAGCAGTATCGAGGCGACGCAGCAAAATGTTCCCGTAAAGCCCCAGAGGCGCAATCGCGATATTCCAGTCCCAGCCGAAATGGCATTGCGGTTTGCGCAGCAGATTGCCGTTGGGAATGGGCGAATTGCCCGGATGATAAGGTACATAAAATGGCTGCGCCGCCTGCCGATCGGCGCCCGCCTCGATGCTGGAATGGAAATGGATGCGGATGATGTTCTCACCCGGCTGAAGTGCCGACGATACATCCGGCCTGTATCGACGGAAGCAGTTATCAGCCGAGAGCACGGGAACATCATTGAGAAACACGACGGCGACAGTATCGAGGTAATCGATATCCAGATACCAATCGGCATCGATATCATCCACAGTAAAGCTGCGTTCGATGACCCAGTCCCGGTGCGCCACCCACTGCACGTCCTCCTCATTCCGCCCGAAATAGGGGTCGGGAATGATGGACGCTTTACGCAGCGCCGTGTGCACATCCCCCGGAACTGCCATGACGGTGGCATGCTCGCCTTCGGCTGAGAAAAGTTTCCATTCACCGGAAAGATCGAGAACAGCGTCGGCAGCGTAAGATGATGTCATGTCCATGCCCTGTCGCGTTTACTGGCGCAACCTTGTCGAAGGTTGCGAATCTGTTGCTGCGGAGGAGCGACGGGAAACGGAATCCAGAGAAAAGCGAACCTTGCGCCTGGATTTATGAATCGTGAAATACTCCTCCGGGCGGAAACGTTATCGTAAAATCTTTTGGGCGTCACGCTGTAAAGCGCATTGGCTGGCGCCGCAATTTCAGCGACAAGTGTCTTTCCACCTCACTAGCTTCAAAATATTATTTTTCAATATTTTACTGAACTTTCTTCATCTTATCGTTGCCTAAATCAAATCTTCATCGGAGCAAAATTCGGGAACTTCGAAGCCGAAGCTGGCAAAATCTCGCCATTATGCTGTATCGTTGCAGCTTGGGAAGAAGATTGCTTGATTGGCTCGCGTTCTCGTATGCTTTGCAATGGAATAAAAGCAATCTACCATGAATTCTGTAAGCGCGTCGGCGCTGGACTTTGATGTGATTTCGTTGAGCAGCGTCTTAGCGAAACAACAACGTCCTTGAGCCATTATACATGCAGGCGCTTCTGGAGGGGTGTGGCGAATGAATGACAGCATGATACCTGAAAACGGCGAACACGCCCTTCCGGGAAATGAACGCCCCACCCTCAAGACCATCGCCTATATGACCGGCCTCGGCATTACCACCGTTTCCCGCGCGCTTAAAGATGCACCGGATATTGGGGCGGAGACGAAGCAGCGCGTTCGCAAAGTCGCCCAGCAGATCGGATATCAGCCCAACCGCGCTGGTGTGCGCCTGCGCACCGGCAAAACCAACGTCATTGCACTGGTGCTGAGCGTAGATGAAGAGTTGATGGGCTTTACCACGCAGATGGTGTTCGGCATTACCGAGGTTCTGGCCAACACGCCGTATCACCTCGTGATGACACCCCATACCCATGCCAAGGATCCGATGATCCCAATCCGTTATATCATCGATACGGGATCCGCCGATGGCGTCATCATTTCGAAAATAAGGCCGGACGACCCGCGTGTGCGTTTCATGACCGAACGAAACATGCCGTTTGCGACCCATGGACGAACCAATATGGGTATCGAGCATCCCTACCATGATTTCGACAACGAGACTTATACCTATGAAGCGGTGAAGCGGCTGGCGCAGTGCGGGCGCAAACGCATCGCGGTGCTGCTGCCCCCAAGCCAGTTCTCGTATCACGATGCCGCACGCCGGGGCTTCGAACGCGGCCTGAAGGATTTTGGGCTGAATGAAATCAAGATGACCAGCATCAGCAATGACACGCCGCTCGATGACGTCAAATATCAAAGCAGCGCATTGATGAGCGGCACGGACTGCCCCGATGGCCTTATCTCCATCAGCGGCAGTTCCACGATTGCTTTCGTCGCGGGCATCGAAGCAAGCGGCAAGAAAATCGGCAAGGACATCGACGTCGTCTCGAAACAATCCGCCGATTTCCTCAACTGGCTACGCCCGGAAATCCATACGATGAACGAGGATATCAAACTCGCAGGCCGAGAACTCGCCCGCGCAGTGCTGGCCCGCATCGACGGCAAGGCACCGGGCACCTTGCAGACTGTAAGCAAGCCGGTCTGGTCCAGCCACGCGCCGAAATTTTAAATCGAAAAGAAAAGGCCCGCTTTCGCGGGCCTCAATCTTTTACTTTCCGAAAGTGTCCAGACCACTGCCCCATGGGCCGTGGGGCTTGTCCACGCCGTCGGTGCGCTCGAAGCCGTGGGCGCCGAAGAAGTCGCGTTGGGCCTGGATGAGGTTTGCGGTGCCGCGGCCTCGGCGGTAGGCGTCGAAGTAGCCGAGTGCTGAGGCAAGTGCCGGGACCGGCAGGCCGGAGAGGACGGCGTGGGAGACGACGCGGCGCAGCGGTGCGTCGGTGTCCTGCACCATCTTCGAGAAGGCTGGCGTGACGATCAGGTTCGCCACATGCGGATCCTTGGTGAAAGCCGAAGTGATTTCATCGAGGAACTGCGAGCGGATGATGCAGCCAGCGCGCCAGATGCGGGCGATGGTCGGCATCGGCAGATCCCAGTCGAACTCCTTCGATGCAGCGGCCATGACGGCGAAGCCCTGCGCGTAGGCGCCGATCTTGGCGGCGAGCAGTGCGCTTTCCAGATCGTCAATGAAGGCTTTTTTGTCGGATGGCGCGGCCAATGCCTGCGGAACGCCGAAGATTTTCTCGGCTGCTTCGCGCTCATCCTTCTGGGAAGAAAGGATACGGGCAGCGACGGCGGCTTCGATGGCGGTCGCGGCGACGCCCATATTCTGGGCTTCGATGACCGACCACTTGCCGGTGCCCTTCTGGCCAGCCTTATCGAGGATCAGATCGACCATCGGCTTGCCGGTGATCGGGTCTGCGGCGCGCAGCACCTTCTCCGTGATTTCGATGAGGTAGGAGTTGAGGCGGCCCTTGTTCCACTCGCCGAATACATCGGCAATCTCGGCAGCGCTGAGGTTCAGGCCATCGCGCAGTATGCCGTAGATTTCGGCAATCATCTGCATGTCGGCATATTCGATGCCGTTGTGGATCGTCTTGACGAAGTGGCCCGCGCCATCATTGCCGAGCCATGCCACGCATGGATCGTCATTGTACTTGGCGGAAATGGAGGTCAGAACCTTCTCGACGCGCTTCCAGCTTTCTTCCGTGCCGCCGACCATGATGGACGGACCATGGCGCGCGCCTTCTTCACCGCCGGAAACACCCATGCCGATAAAGGTAAGGCCGCTATCCTTGAGGTTGTCGAAACGGCGGATCGTGTCGCGGAAATTGGCATTGCCCGCATCGATCATGATGTCGCCGTTTTCGAGATACGGCTTCAGGATCTCCATCTGCTGATCGACCGGTTCACCGGCCTTGATCATGATGATGATCGGGCGCGGCGGGCGGATGGCGGCAACGAATTCCTCGATGGTTTCGCAAGGGATGATCTGGCCCTGCAATTCGCCAGCGTCGGCGTAGAACTTCTTCGTTGCTTCCGGGGTACGGTTGAAAACGGCAATCTTGTTGCCTTTTTCCGCGATATTGAGCGCGAGGTTGGACCCCATAACGCCAAGACCGATCAAACCGATTTCTGCCTGTTCCACGGATTTGCCTCCATATTGCATTTGATGGCGCCTGTTTTGGCACTCTCGGTTTCAAACGGCAAGGCAAGAGGCTGCTGAATCGATTAAATTTTGATGACGCAGGTCAGCTTTGCGGAAAGCGCATGCACAGCCAGTTACTTGGCCGGCCTGTCATCACCATCTTCCAGCGCGCGCCATGCGGAACCATCCATGTCCTCGTACTGGCCGCTCTTTAGCGACCAGAGAAAGCCGAAAAGTCCGAGCCCACCGAGAAACAAAGCCACGGGAATGAGATAGGCAAGCATGTTCATGCGAAGCGGCCCTCATTGTTCAAAATGACATCCGATTTCGGACTCGCTTTGCGGCCAGCCGCCCTGCTTCCAAAACTATTGAGGCGCAGCGCGTTGGCAACGACGATGATGGATGAAGTCGACATCGCGATGGATGCAATCATGGGCGTTGCGAGGCCCGCAAGGGCAATCGGCACGGCGATGATGTTGTAGCCGATGGCGAGCGCAAAGTTCTGCCGGATCAGCCGCCCCGCCTGCCGCGATATATCTACCGCGAAAGCAACCGAACGCAGATCATCACGCAGGAACACGAAGTCCGCAGCCTGCCGTCCGATATCCGCCGCAGAGGCAGGAGCAATCGATACGTGAGCGGCAGATAATGCAGGCGCGTCATTGATGCCATCGCCAATCATCAAAACCTTCCGGCCCTCTGTCGCAAGCTCCTCACAGCGACCCGCCTTGTCCACAGGTGCCAAAGCGCCACGCCAGGCATCGACACCGAGCTTGAGCGCCAGCGCTTTCACCGCCGGGTCTCTATCGCCGGAGACGATCTCCGTGGTGAAGCCGTTACTTTCAAGAGTATTGATCGTCTGCGCGGCTCCGGGTCTGACAGTGTCTTCGAAATGGAAGCACGCAACCTCCACTCCGTTCAGCGAGAGCACCACTTCCGAAGCGGAATGCGCAGCATCGTCGGTAACTGTGGCAAGGCAGGCGAACTGCCTGTTTCCCAGCCGATAAATCCCAGCCTCGGCCTGAGCCTCGATACCCGAACCGGGTATTTCCTTCACCTCATCAAAAAATGGCACCGCGCCACCAACCGAGGCATAAAGGGCCTGCGAGAGCGGGTGTCGGGAATTGGCGGCGAGCCCGGCTGCGATCCGCATTGCCTCGTCGGAGATATCAGCACCGTTCATCAGACGTGGCTGCCCCAGCGTCAGCGTGCCGGTCTTGTCGAAAAGCACGGTATCGGCTTCGGCAAGACGTTCCATTGCGGAACCTTCCTTCACCATGATGCCGTTTTTGAACAGGCGCCCCGCCGCGACCACCTGCACGACGGGAACCGCAAGGCCGAGAGCGCAGGGGCAGGTGATGATGAGAACGGCGATAGCGACCAGCATGGCATGCTTCCAGTCTCCACCGAAGATGCCCCAGGCAAAGAAGGATATCAGCGCCAGAAGATGGACGACCGGCGAGTAATATTGCGCGGCGCGATCTGCCAGACGACGATACCGCGCCCTGCCCCCTTCCGCGGCTTCCATCAGGCCGATGATTTCCGACAGGAAGGAATCCCGCGCAAGCGCCGTCGCCTGTATCGTCAGTGGCCCGGTGAGGTTCAGCGTACCCGCCTGCACCGCATCGCC
This window contains:
- a CDS encoding cation-translocating P-type ATPase; translation: MSCCAPGTESALEQASLRKALPSSEELMLASRDLGQGLRQVDLAVPGVHCGTCITTIEGVLAKLPEVARARVNLSSKRVSIVWREQMDGIPTDPGNLARAVSSTGYETHLFANGQDASDDLRNQLIRAVGLTGFAAANIMLLSVSVWSGADASTRDMFHWLSALIAAPALIYGGRFFYQSAFNALRHGRTNMDVPIALAITLSYVVSLWETMHSGSHAWFDATVSLLFFLLIGRTLDHVMRDRARSAVAGLARLSPRGATVLLPDGKREYRPVSEITPGESIAIAAGERVPVDGLIVTGSSDLDVSIVNGESAPKIVRAGDAVQAGTLNLTGPLTIQATALARDSFLSEIIGLMEAAEGGRARYRRLADRAAQYYSPVVHLLALISFFAWGIFGGDWKHAMLVAIAVLIITCPCALGLAVPVVQVVAAGRLFKNGIMVKEGSAMERLAEADTVLFDKTGTLTLGQPRLMNGADISDEAMRIAAGLAANSRHPLSQALYASVGGAVPFFDEVKEIPGSGIEAQAEAGIYRLGNRQFACLATVTDDAAHSASEVVLSLNGVEVACFHFEDTVRPGAAQTINTLESNGFTTEIVSGDRDPAVKALALKLGVDAWRGALAPVDKAGRCEELATEGRKVLMIGDGINDAPALSAAHVSIAPASAADIGRQAADFVFLRDDLRSVAFAVDISRQAGRLIRQNFALAIGYNIIAVPIALAGLATPMIASIAMSTSSIIVVANALRLNSFGSRAAGRKASPKSDVILNNEGRFA